One Glycine max cultivar Williams 82 chromosome 8, Glycine_max_v4.0, whole genome shotgun sequence genomic window, AGATTCATTTTCATGTTCTGTTGTCTGTTTTTTGCTGTAACAGAATGGTAGAACGTTAGAGTAATAGAATGCTaagttgatgatgatgatgatcttgtGTTGATGACGTGTCTGTCTTGTGTGTTGAAATCATCAAAGCATGCTGCTATGGcaatgaaatttatttcataaaaaattatatgggcTAAATTGATTGCTGAGATTACAAGTTTCCATAACTGTAGTTGCAGGACTAGATGCTTGTGTGCAATTTATTTAGAACTTAATCAACTCCCACAGAAAATTTTCGCTTGTTAGCTTGCATTTTGTGACATTGATGTATTGTCATACAAGTCATTCCCAAATGAAGATAGGTTATCAaatgtgggtgtgtgtgtgtgttagtaagagagagaaagagattttAGATGTTATACCCAGTTTTATGGCCACACATGAGAGACATAATGGTCCCCTGGCCATGGAAAGGAAGCTAGCGTTGTCCACCAAATGGCATTTTTCTACTGTGCAAATTCATTGTTCTGTCTCAAAATTTGAAGTTGCTTATGCTTCTTTATAAATTAGTAATTACTTGGCGTCCTAAtggattttttatgttatttttcagCCAATTATCCAGGCTATCAATATGTAACTTGGCATTTATAGTTGACCATAGAGGTGTGTGTAATTCATTTGTTTCCATCTGTAGTGACCATATTGgtgcattttaatttgttgCTTATACTGCCTACCTTGATTCCATTTTGTTCACAGGGCAACTGCTGTACAATTAAGTTGCACTTTGTTGGAAAAAGAGAGTTAGTCTTGTCTTGAGAGTTTCAAAGATTTCAGatttgtcacatatttatatgGTGTCTAAGAGTtactaaatgattttttttttttttttttggtttcttaaTGCATTGTTCTcttaagaaatagaaaaaatgtcATGATGGAACAATCGGGGTTCTACAAACAGTTTCAATGCAATACCATGGAACCTAGGAATGAAGAGTTCCAGTCTGGATCTCAATCAGTAATTCAGGACCATATGGATGGCATGCATACTATCAGAAGACCGCCTGACTATAGCATGTCAGATTTTAAACCAGTACTTAATTATTCAATACAGACAGGTGAGGAATTTGCTCTTGAATTCATGCGTGATAGGGTGAATCTCAGGAAGCCCGTATTTTCAAACGTTAGTGATTCCCATTCCAATTACGCAACTGGTTGTATGGAACTGAAAGGCGTCTTAGGAATCAGTCAAGCACCTTCTGAAAGTGGGTCTGACATTTCTATGCTTTCGAAAGCCGAGAAAGGTTCAACAGAGTTTAACAGACAGAGTACTTCATTACATGGAGACAGAAGCAATTATGGGTCAATTAGATCAATACCAAGAACTTCATTGAATCAGGAGAATAGTCGATTTGTACGTGGGTATGGCTCTTCTGTTGGTTCTGACAGCTCATCAACAATGATGAAGTGTCTCTGTAGCTTTGGTGGAAGAATATTACCACGACCAAGTGATGGAAAGCTAAGGTATGTTGGAGGTCAAACTCGTATTATTCGTCTAAGAAAGGACATATCTTGGCAGGAGCTCATGCAGAAAGCATTACCAATCTATAATCTGGTTCATGTACTAAAATATCAACTTCCTGGGGAAGATCTTGATGCTTTGGTATCTGTATCCTCTGAAGAGGATTTGCAGAATATGATGGAGGAATGTAATCTTCTAGAAGATAGAGAACGCTCACAAAAGCTTAGGTTGTTTTTGTTCTCATTGAGTGATTTAGAAGATGCTCAGTTTGCTCTCGGTAGCATAGGTGGTGATTCTCAGGTCCAATATGTTCTTGCTGTTAATGCCATGGACTTTGGATCGATAAACAGCTCAACCCCACTAGGTGTCAGTTTTTCAGCAGATGATCTACATGAATTGGAAAGGCAAACTGCGGAGAGGGAAACTTGTAGAGTTACTGTAGAATCTATAGGTGTCAGCAATGCTCCCTTGAGTAATAAATCTGACTCTTCATTGACTATTCATTCTTCACAACCAGTTCTACCAAATGCCTCTAATGCTTATGAAATCAATCGACTGTCTTATGGTGATCAAATGACACAAGTTTGGGATTATAGTCGTCAATATTTTGTTCATCATGGCCTTACTTCCAGTCATAACCCTGTTGTTGGAGAGACTCCTGTTCCTATGGCTCCTCATCTGCTGAACAATCAACAAGGGGTTCTGAATGAAGATAATCTACCTAGTGGATTACAAGTACAAAATTCTCAGTTATCTACAATGCAGGTAAAAAAGATAAGCGATAGTTCAGTTAAACAAGGGAGTGACCCTGGTAAAGTTTTATCCTCAGAAACCCCATCCCCTGCTATCTCACAGCCCTTTGATAGTTGCttgaaaagtaattttcctGAAGCATCGGTTGTAGTTACCATGCCTGAGGGGCATCCACCTTCATTGCCTTCAACAaaaaaggttcagcacaaggaTTATGAAGAGGCCTCTTTTACTTCTAGCAGTACATTTGTTCCTTCTTATGTTGATTCCCACACCAATGCAATTGATTTGAGTTGTCTTCATCCTCCTCCACTTCCTGAGAGAGTTTACTATTCAGAAAGAACTTCGAGGGAGCAAGTGGAGTTGCTGAATCGTTCCTCCAAGTCAGATGACACTCACAGTTCTCAAATTCATGTGTCAGATATACTTTCTGATGTCAACCCAGAGGGTCTAACAGAATCTGGTGACAACTTGCATGATGGTAAAATGTTGAATCCAACTGAGGAATTGGGTATTGTGACAAAGCCCTTGCTTGCAGATGGCCATACCATTGACAATGGGTTATCCAAAAATCTAATGAGCAAACCGTTGCCTGATACAAACAGTCTGGTTAAGTCCAAACTTTCTGAGCACACAGATCCTGAGTTGAAGTCAGTGTTGCCCAGCAATGAAGGAACTAAAGATGTTGAAACTGAAAATTATTGTAAAGATAACAACACCAAGCTCTTGGTTGATGAAACCGAAACCAAAGATGGTAAATCAGATCTTCCTGCTTTTCATCATGTTTCGTCTGGTAAGCATCTTGATGATCTAGCATCCAATCTTCCTGAGATTGATTGGGGTGAAGCCTCAGGGAAGGAATCTTGTGATGGCTGTATGGTACAAGAACTACCTGTATTTGTAACTGGGAACATAACCAAAGATGTTTATCAAGATTTCCCTCCAAATGTTGTTTCTGAACAATCTCAAGGTGACATTCTTATTGATATTGATGATCGATTTCCTCGGGAAATACTTTCTGATATGTTTTCTAAAGCAATACTTGGAGAAGATCCCTCCAGTCTACATCCACCGCCTGGAGATGGAGTTGGCTTAAGCATAAATATGGAAAATCATGAACCTAAAAGATGGTCATATTTTCACAAGTTAGCACAAGAAGGGCTTGATAATGTCTCTCTAATTGATCAGGATCATCTTGGTTTTTCACCCGTGATAGTAAAAGCAGGAGATAATAGAACGCATCATGTTACGCCACTAACAACTGATGGACATCCTCTACATCATGAAGATTCCCATCTCAATTTCAATGAAGAAAATCAAGAGGACTTGCATAGAATGATTGCAACTGAAACCACTGTTCTGAAGTCCTATTATAATCAATCCCAACTTAAGGAAAACGAGAGTATGCAGTTTCATGCTATGATGGAAAATCTAAGAATGCAAGAGTCAGAGTTTGAGGTACTATTtcaagttttcattttttttttctttttggttaagGTTGCATGGATCTGCTTTTCCACTAACAAAAGATCTTTTGCTTTAACTTAGGATGGCAAATTTGATGCAAATAGCAATCTACCTCCACTTGATCCTTCTTTCGGAGATTTGAGTACTGTGCAGGTACAATCTCATTCTTACCAATGCTGCATTTCTTATGTACTTTTATGATTCATGGAACatgtttttgatatttttggcAAACTGAAGCCTCTATAGCCCTCTCAAAGCCTTTCACCTGCTGGAAAGTTAGTAACTGATTATCTGACTTGTGTAAATGGATTGTTAGTGTATGTATTAATAATTGGTAATAAACTATGTTGCATTGCATGGATAAGGGTATGAGTATTGCATATGATTCAATTCACAAATTTGACAATTTTCTAACTATGGGTACAACAAtataatatatgtgtgtgtatctATATCTCTGTTGATCACATATGCTTAGTTGTCTTTATTCATATATCCGTGCATTAGAGCTAATAAGAAATGTTTGGATATGACATATTGCAGGCATGGTTCTTAATTACTTCTTT contains:
- the LOC100817937 gene encoding uncharacterized protein isoform X2 — its product is MMEQSGFYKQFQCNTMEPRNEEFQSGSQSVIQDHMDGMHTIRRPPDYSMSDFKPVLNYSIQTGEEFALEFMRDRVNLRKPVFSNVSDSHSNYATGCMELKGVLGISQAPSESGSDISMLSKAEKGSTEFNRQSTSLHGDRSNYGSIRSIPRTSLNQENSRFVRGYGSSVGSDSSSTMMKCLCSFGGRILPRPSDGKLRYVGGQTRIIRLRKDISWQELMQKALPIYNLVHVLKYQLPGEDLDALVSVSSEEDLQNMMEECNLLEDRERSQKLRLFLFSLSDLEDAQFALGSIGGDSQVQYVLAVNAMDFGSINSSTPLGVSFSADDLHELERQTAERETCRVTVESIGVSNAPLSNKSDSSLTIHSSQPVLPNASNAYEINRLSYGDQMTQVWDYSRQYFVHHGLTSSHNPVVGETPVPMAPHLLNNQQGVLNEDNLPSGLQVQNSQLSTMQVKKISDSSVKQGSDPGKVLSSETPSPAISQPFDSCLKSNFPEASVVVTMPEGHPPSLPSTKKVQHKDYEEASFTSSSTFVPSYVDSHTNAIDLSCLHPPPLPERVYYSERTSREQVELLNRSSKSDDTHSSQIHVSDILSDVNPEGLTESGDNLHDGKMLNPTEELGIVTKPLLADGHTIDNGLSKNLMSKPLPDTNSLVKSKLSEHTDPELKSVLPSNEGTKDVETENYCKDNNTKLLVDETETKDGKSDLPAFHHVSSGKHLDDLASNLPEIDWGEASGKESCDGCMVQELPVFVTGNITKDVYQDFPPNVVSEQSQGDILIDIDDRFPREILSDMFSKAILGEDPSSLHPPPGDGVGLSINMENHEPKRWSYFHKLAQEGLDNVSLIDQDHLGFSPVIVKAGDNRTHHVTPLTTDGHPLHHEDSHLNFNEENQEDLHRMIATETTVLKSYYNQSQLKENESMQFHAMMENLRMQESEFEDGKFDANSNLPPLDPSFGDLSTVQVIKNEDLEELRELGSGTFGTVYHGKWRGTDVAIKRIKKSCFTGRSSEQERLTVEFWREADILSKLHHPNVVAFYGVVQHGPGGTMATVAEYMVDGSLRHVLLRKDRYLDRRKRLIIAMDAAFGMEYLHSKNIVHFDLKCDNLLVNLKDPLRPICKVGDFGLSKIKRNTLVTGGVRGTLPWMAPELLNGSSNKVSEKVDVFSFGIVLWEILTGEEPYANMHYGAIIGGIVNNTLRPIIPSNCDHEWRALMEQCWAPNPAARPSFTEIASRLRIMSAAAASQTKTQGNKASK
- the LOC100817937 gene encoding uncharacterized protein isoform X1 → MGSFDFALKPLFLIQNSFFFNFQSFRFSTSANTKTRFFLFHQGNCCTIKLHFVGKRENRKNVMMEQSGFYKQFQCNTMEPRNEEFQSGSQSVIQDHMDGMHTIRRPPDYSMSDFKPVLNYSIQTGEEFALEFMRDRVNLRKPVFSNVSDSHSNYATGCMELKGVLGISQAPSESGSDISMLSKAEKGSTEFNRQSTSLHGDRSNYGSIRSIPRTSLNQENSRFVRGYGSSVGSDSSSTMMKCLCSFGGRILPRPSDGKLRYVGGQTRIIRLRKDISWQELMQKALPIYNLVHVLKYQLPGEDLDALVSVSSEEDLQNMMEECNLLEDRERSQKLRLFLFSLSDLEDAQFALGSIGGDSQVQYVLAVNAMDFGSINSSTPLGVSFSADDLHELERQTAERETCRVTVESIGVSNAPLSNKSDSSLTIHSSQPVLPNASNAYEINRLSYGDQMTQVWDYSRQYFVHHGLTSSHNPVVGETPVPMAPHLLNNQQGVLNEDNLPSGLQVQNSQLSTMQVKKISDSSVKQGSDPGKVLSSETPSPAISQPFDSCLKSNFPEASVVVTMPEGHPPSLPSTKKVQHKDYEEASFTSSSTFVPSYVDSHTNAIDLSCLHPPPLPERVYYSERTSREQVELLNRSSKSDDTHSSQIHVSDILSDVNPEGLTESGDNLHDGKMLNPTEELGIVTKPLLADGHTIDNGLSKNLMSKPLPDTNSLVKSKLSEHTDPELKSVLPSNEGTKDVETENYCKDNNTKLLVDETETKDGKSDLPAFHHVSSGKHLDDLASNLPEIDWGEASGKESCDGCMVQELPVFVTGNITKDVYQDFPPNVVSEQSQGDILIDIDDRFPREILSDMFSKAILGEDPSSLHPPPGDGVGLSINMENHEPKRWSYFHKLAQEGLDNVSLIDQDHLGFSPVIVKAGDNRTHHVTPLTTDGHPLHHEDSHLNFNEENQEDLHRMIATETTVLKSYYNQSQLKENESMQFHAMMENLRMQESEFEDGKFDANSNLPPLDPSFGDLSTVQVIKNEDLEELRELGSGTFGTVYHGKWRGTDVAIKRIKKSCFTGRSSEQERLTVEFWREADILSKLHHPNVVAFYGVVQHGPGGTMATVAEYMVDGSLRHVLLRKDRYLDRRKRLIIAMDAAFGMEYLHSKNIVHFDLKCDNLLVNLKDPLRPICKVGDFGLSKIKRNTLVTGGVRGTLPWMAPELLNGSSNKVSEKVDVFSFGIVLWEILTGEEPYANMHYGAIIGGIVNNTLRPIIPSNCDHEWRALMEQCWAPNPAARPSFTEIASRLRIMSAAAASQTKTQGNKASK